TGTCGGGGTTGGTGGTATAGAGGTAGACCTTGCCACAACCTCCGGTGGCCAGGATCACACGGTCTGAGCGGAATCGGTGGACTTTCCCCGATATCTCATTCAGCACATAGGCACCCAGGACCCGGTCCTCCGACACCATGCCGAGCTTGCCGGTGGTGATGAGGTCGATGGCGAAGTGTTCTTCGTAAAACGTGATGTTCGGCGTGTTCCGGGCCGTTTCCAGAAGTGATTCCGCGATTTCCCTGCCGGTGGTGTCCTTGGCATGGAGAATGCGCCGATGGCTATGGCCCCCTTCTTTGCCAAGGGAGAATTCCTTGCCTTCCTTGTCGAAATCCACCCCGCACGCGATCAGTTCCTCGATGGTTTGCGCCGCTTCGCCAAGGATGGTGCGCACGGCGTTTTCGTCACAAAGCCCGGCCCCGGCATCGAGTGTGTCGGCCACGTGGCTTTCCACGCTGTCGTCCTTTTCCCGCAGACCTTTCGGTAAAACGCTGGCGATCCCGCCCTGGGCCCAGGCGGTGTTCGACTCCAGCGCTTTCCCTTTGGTGATAATGGTTACCGTACCATGCTCCGCAGCCCGGATGGCAAAGGAAAGGCCGGCGATACCGCTGCCGATGACGAGGAAATCACTTTTCATGAGCGGCGATTCTAAGCAACAGAACCGCCTTGTCCAGCATCGGCTTTACTTACTCTTCCACCGTGTTATTTGATCACAAACAGTTTTTTGACACTCCACCAGGCACCTTTTCCTACGGCACCCAGCGGGCCGGGGATGTTTTTCTGCCGGATCCTGACGGTCAGTTTGCTGTAGGAAACATGTTGTTGCATCGCCTGGATTTTTCCCTCCAGGGAATCGAGCTCACTCTGGACGCGGGTCAGTTCTTTTTCCACCTCGAGGGTTTCTTTGACGGTCTTCGCCTGCTGGAGCAGGCTACGCAGTCGGTCACGCAAAGCCCGCATGTTGTTCAGTTTCGCCTGAAGGTCGATCCATTCATCCGTGACATCCTTGACCTGCACATGACGGGAGGTGACTGTTCCCAAAGTGGCCAGGCCATCCATCACGGAGACCAGTTCGGTTTTCGGCACACGCACATTCAGGTCAGCGTAGGCATCGCCGTCATCACTGCTATCGATACTCTCCAGATAGCCCCGGTGTTTTTTTACCAGTGCCTTGGCATCGGCGCTCGCTTGTTGGACGTCACTCACCCGGACCTGCATCGTTCCCGTCTTGATCAGCACACGGGATGAACTGGCTCTGGTAGCTTCTCCATATGCGGATTCGACAA
The sequence above is drawn from the Akkermansiaceae bacterium genome and encodes:
- a CDS encoding DUF4349 domain-containing protein, encoding MKLLACLLPAIASLFTVSCSSHLAAPSPVVESAYGEATRASSSRVLIKTGTMQVRVSDVQQASADAKALVKKHRGYLESIDSSDDGDAYADLNVRVPKTELVSVMDGLATLGTVTSRHVQVKDVTDEWIDLQAKLNNMRALRDRLRSLLQQAKTVKETLEVEKELTRVQSELDSLEGKIQAMQQHVSYSKLTVRIRQKNIPGPLGAVGKGAWWSVKKLFVIK